Proteins encoded by one window of Longimicrobium sp.:
- a CDS encoding serine hydrolase domain-containing protein: MARAETLDFSQAALGRIDPALQAFVDSGRVSGIYAVIARHGRIRYERTFGRMDLARGTPMRPDAIFRIYSMTKPVIAVGVLRLVDQGRVGLDDPVSKYIPSFAAVKVFAGGTADAPILRAPDSPITIRHLLNHTSGLAYGLTPGPVDTIFSRAKLYDAGRTLEEFTDSLARIPLLFSPGTQWSYGSGLDVAGRVIEVASGQTLDRFLDEQLFRPLVMRDTGFRIRPEMRNRLATVYTTGPDGTLQPVRGDGLMAMFEPEARFFWGSGGLLSTPDDMLRFTQMLLDGGVFGGTRILRPETVALMTRNTVPPELTPVPSGTLRDPTYGFGLGVAVKVDTAGATRPGPVGIFRWSGYLGTYFWVDPENDLIAMVWTQLSPGSRVPLEATFQELVYSALGNRE, from the coding sequence ATGGCGCGAGCGGAAACGCTCGATTTTTCGCAGGCGGCGCTTGGCCGGATCGACCCCGCTCTCCAGGCGTTTGTCGACTCGGGGAGGGTGAGCGGCATCTACGCCGTGATCGCCCGCCACGGCCGCATCCGGTACGAGCGCACCTTTGGCCGGATGGACCTGGCCCGCGGCACGCCCATGCGCCCGGACGCGATCTTCCGCATCTACTCCATGACCAAGCCGGTGATCGCCGTTGGTGTGCTCCGCCTCGTCGACCAGGGCAGGGTGGGGCTCGACGATCCGGTGTCGAAGTACATCCCGTCGTTCGCGGCCGTGAAGGTGTTCGCCGGGGGAACGGCGGATGCCCCGATCCTCCGGGCGCCCGACTCGCCGATCACCATCCGCCACCTCCTGAACCACACCTCCGGCCTGGCGTACGGGCTGACGCCCGGGCCCGTCGATACCATCTTCAGCCGGGCCAAGCTGTACGATGCGGGCCGCACGCTGGAGGAGTTCACCGACAGCCTTGCACGCATTCCCCTGCTCTTCTCTCCGGGAACGCAGTGGAGCTACGGCTCCGGGCTTGACGTCGCGGGACGGGTGATCGAGGTCGCCTCGGGGCAGACGCTCGATCGCTTTCTGGACGAGCAGCTCTTCCGGCCCCTGGTCATGCGCGACACCGGCTTCCGCATCCGCCCGGAGATGCGGAACCGCCTCGCGACCGTGTACACCACCGGCCCCGACGGCACGCTGCAGCCCGTCCGCGGCGACGGGCTGATGGCGATGTTCGAGCCGGAGGCGCGCTTCTTCTGGGGGAGCGGCGGCCTGCTTTCCACGCCCGACGACATGCTCCGGTTCACGCAGATGCTCCTGGACGGCGGCGTCTTCGGCGGAACGCGCATCCTGCGGCCGGAGACCGTCGCGCTCATGACCCGCAACACGGTGCCGCCGGAACTGACCCCGGTGCCGAGCGGCACGCTGCGCGACCCCACGTACGGATTCGGGCTGGGGGTGGCCGTCAAGGTCGACACCGCGGGGGCGACGCGGCCGGGACCCGTCGGCATCTTCCGCTGGTCGGGGTACCTGGGGACGTACTTCTGGGTGGACCCGGAAAACGACCTGATCGCCATGGTCTGGACGCAGCTCTCTCCCGGAAGCCGCGTTCCGCTGGAAGCGACGTTCCAGGAGCTGGTCTACTCCGCGTTGGGGAATAGAGAATAG
- a CDS encoding protein adenylyltransferase SelO, whose translation MAQPAFDSAYARLPDRFFARVTPTPVKAPRLIRVNAPLAVELGIDPEWLASEEGVAVLAGNRVPDSATPIATAYAGHQFGGFVPQLGDGRAILLGEVIDRGGTRRDVQLKGAGPTPYSRRGDGRAALGPVLREYLVSEAMQALGIPTTRALAAVTTGERVVRETMLPGAVLTRVASSHIRVGTFQFFASRGDVEGTRTLADHVIARHYPHAAESEHPHLALLEAVVQAQAELIARWLLVGFVHGVMNTDNTSVAGETIDYGPCAFLDEYDPQAVFSSIDLYRRYAYGNQPAIAQWNLTRLAECLLPLLGDDADAAAEDAIQALEAFGPAFERAYQGGLQRKLGLSTERPGDAALAEDLLQAMAANLADFTLTFRGLSEAAADEDADAEVRRLFNDPGAYDGWAARWRQRLAEEPGDAASRREAMLAVNPAFIPRNHRIEAVIRAAVDRDDFAPFEELLTVLSRPYDTQPDFARYMEPPAAGERVTQTFCGT comes from the coding sequence ATGGCTCAACCCGCTTTCGACAGCGCCTACGCGCGGCTCCCGGACCGGTTCTTCGCCCGCGTCACGCCCACGCCGGTCAAGGCACCCCGGCTGATCCGGGTGAACGCGCCGCTGGCCGTGGAGCTGGGCATCGACCCGGAGTGGCTCGCCAGCGAAGAAGGCGTCGCCGTCCTGGCGGGGAACCGCGTTCCCGACTCCGCCACGCCCATCGCCACCGCGTACGCCGGGCACCAGTTCGGCGGCTTCGTGCCGCAGCTGGGCGACGGGCGCGCCATCCTGCTGGGCGAGGTCATCGACCGGGGCGGCACCCGGCGCGACGTGCAGCTCAAGGGCGCGGGCCCCACACCCTACTCGCGCCGCGGCGACGGACGGGCGGCGCTGGGGCCGGTGCTGCGCGAGTACCTGGTCAGCGAGGCGATGCAGGCGCTGGGCATCCCCACCACCCGGGCGCTGGCCGCGGTCACCACCGGCGAGCGGGTGGTCCGCGAGACGATGCTCCCCGGCGCGGTGCTCACGCGGGTGGCATCCAGCCACATCCGGGTGGGCACCTTCCAGTTCTTCGCCAGCCGCGGCGACGTGGAGGGCACTCGCACGCTGGCGGACCACGTCATCGCCCGGCACTACCCGCACGCGGCCGAGTCGGAGCACCCCCACCTGGCGCTGCTCGAAGCCGTAGTCCAGGCGCAGGCCGAGCTCATCGCCCGGTGGCTGCTGGTCGGCTTCGTCCATGGCGTGATGAACACGGACAACACGTCGGTCGCCGGCGAAACCATCGACTACGGGCCGTGCGCGTTCCTGGACGAATACGATCCCCAGGCGGTGTTCAGCTCCATCGACCTCTACCGGCGCTACGCCTACGGCAACCAGCCGGCCATCGCCCAGTGGAACCTGACGCGGCTGGCGGAGTGCCTTCTCCCGCTCCTGGGTGACGACGCCGACGCCGCGGCCGAGGATGCGATACAGGCGCTGGAGGCATTCGGCCCGGCGTTCGAACGGGCCTACCAGGGCGGCCTGCAGCGCAAGCTGGGCCTCTCCACCGAACGTCCAGGCGACGCCGCGCTCGCGGAGGATCTGCTGCAGGCGATGGCGGCGAACCTCGCGGACTTCACGCTCACCTTCCGCGGGCTGAGCGAGGCGGCGGCGGATGAGGACGCGGATGCGGAGGTGCGGAGGCTTTTCAACGACCCCGGCGCGTACGACGGGTGGGCGGCCCGGTGGCGGCAGCGGCTCGCGGAAGAGCCGGGCGACGCCGCCTCGCGCCGCGAAGCCATGCTCGCGGTGAACCCCGCCTTCATCCCGCGCAACCATCGCATCGAGGCGGTGATCCGCGCGGCCGTCGACCGGGACGACTTCGCTCCGTTCGAGGAGCTGCTGACGGTGCTGTCCAGGCCGTACGACACCCAGCCCGACTTCGCGCGGTACATGGAGCCGCCCGCGGCAGGGGAGCGCGTGACCCAGACCTTCTGCGGCACGTAA